TCTCATAAAACAACTGATGGCAGTTGCAAGAATAAATTTTACAATTGCAACACAAAATGATACCAGATATTAGGAACGTCACACTATTCAGACTGACAAAAAAAATTACTGCAACGAATACATATGAACCTATTGCATGTAACATGATTCCATCCCCAAACGATCGAACTGCCTACTGTCGGAAGTCACTTTCACATCAAAACCATGACACCAAACCATCATGGAAACTGCATGTTTGCATCAGAGCAATCAAGGACACCGTCTACAGTTGGGTCAAAAACCAATGAGCAATTGTTGCCACTGAAACCATCCAGCACCCTTCTGGTAAATAATGCTTTTCCAAGACATTAAATCAGGGCTATGGACAGCTAAATATAATGTTTTTCCAACACAAGACAATGCACACAAGAACATTGAACTTAACTAAACTGAACAGTAAAATACATACCAATTCCCTGGCCAGATCAACTTCCACTAGGAACTTAACTGAACAGTAAAATCCATACCACTGGTCAAATCAACTTCCACTAACTATGACTATTACTGGGCCAGGCTTCCGAAATTGTCCTCAATTAATTGAGACCAAATGAAAAAAAAAGCATTGTGATTTTGCAAATCCAGCAAAGCACAAATCAGCCAAATCCCGAATCCGCTCGTAAGTGGTAAAGTGATTGCTGGCAGTTTCATTTTTTTTTCTCAGGTTAACCTGAAAAACATGAACTATCATGCaattgaatactccctccgttcctaaatataagtctttggagagattccacaccatggactacatatggagcaaaatgagtgaatctacactctaaatgcatctatatacatccatatgtagtccatggtgaaatctctccaaagactcatatttaggaacggagggggtagTTCAAATGCAAACCCTTCTCATGCACTTCAAAAACATGTCAATACACCATAATTAATTGAAACATGGCCACAGTAGGGTGATTCTCTAGTCCAGCTAAACTGGGTACCTTTCCCTCGCACAGGAGGCAACTAGCATGGATGGGTTAGCAGCAGTTGCAGGCAGTTACAAGAATGATGCATGGAACTACTTTTAAGGAAAGAAGATATAAGAGAAAACAAGCAAAGCGTAAATATTAAACATCATTTGGTAAGGAATAGCTAGGAAAACCTTTTGAGAAGCACCCTGGAACCGCCTGAAGTAGTTCAGTAGCTCCTCCCTCCTTAACTCATCGTCATATGTCTTTCGTTTCACTGAATCAAGAAGAACCTGTGTGTACAGTTGTGGACTCATGAATACATACATGATCTTATAAAAAGATGCATTTTAATTGAATATGTAATTATTTCAACAATGAATGGATGTGAACCTCATATGCGTTTTGAAGCTTTTTAAATGCATCAGCAGCTTTATCATTGCCCATATTCTTATCAGGATGGACTAACATAGCCTGCAAAATCAGTAATCACAATTAACAAAGATATAATCAAACCTTGCAGCATATGAACATTCATATGGCACTCATACAGCTGACATTAGTTTTATCTTTAGCATCACCTTTTTCTTGTATTCTCTCTTGAGTACTGACACATCTATGATTTCATACGGGCGAAATCCAAATGCTGAATAGTGATCGGCGCAATTCAATAAACGTGCCACTTCATCTTCAGAGGTTAACTCCTCAGCTCCACTTGTTGACGGATCACCAGGGCCACGATTAGATTGTTGAGTATATCCAGAATGTGAGCTGCTGTCTTTTGATGATTGCTGAAATTCCCCAAAGAAATTGCTTGATCTGTCTGAATTTTGATCAGAGTTCCTTGAAGAACCATTTTCATTGTCTACATTTTTCTTCAGGAACTGGACTAGAACGTCAGTTGAAAAGAAAGACAAATTCAGGCTCAAAAGTAATCCAAGCCATCCAATGTAGCTTCTTGCACAATACATTGAATATAGGCAGGTGACAAGCAGAGCAAATCGTTCATGCTTCAACAAAAAGGAAGCACCTGCATTTTAAGCAATGTTAGAGAATTTTTACACACTATGAAATGTTCAGTAAGAGTGGTCACAAAGGAATAGTAGACAAGTTGTAGAATATGACCTCCAATAATTACTACAGTGCTTGTTGTCCAAAAGCTTCCATACAGCCATAAAATCACCACTGCAAGCACCGCGACAAGCAGGACAGCAAAACCAATACCAATAAAGGCAACCACAGAAGCAGCAATCACCTAGATCACAAAGAGAGAATAGCAAAAATGAAAATACTGCCAGGACATTAAGCACATCTACTTTGATTTGACAATTCAAAGTTTCAAGTAAGAGAGCATAATAAAAACTTAGAaaggcatcatcaactgcagaagaCTATACATGTTGCATGGACTAAACAGGCTAGTGATTAGAAATTTTACTGAAACTACTTTTGCACTCATGAGAGAAAAGTGCAGAAAATAAATGTTGACCAAGTCCAAACCACTGTTAGCACAGTAAACATTAAATTGTCAGCAAGGTaactagaaaagaagaaaaagatagTTGGTCATACCAtgaacatgagcattttctttatCCCAATCATTGCAAAAATTGACAACATGCTGCACCAAAGTATTGCAATAAGGGAATTTGTCCCCAGACGAAGCAGAGAATCGAAGCCCCTTATGTTGCAGTCTAACCAAACAGTCAACAAGAGCAACATCAGCTTTCCAGCACTAAACATCCAGGCCCGAGCAATAGGATAAACATACTCCATTTTGCCGAGGGCATAGGCACGCCCTTTTTCTGCCATTGCCATGAAAGCTGTGATAGCTGGCCTATTTTTCTCAACCAATACTTTGCTTTCTTCCATCACATACATCATCGAGGTTCTAAAAAGGGATGCAGCCATGGAAGTAACATGCCTGGTCTTCTCTTTGACTTGCTCTGTCAAAATACGCAATGGAGTTTGTTCTACTGATGAGTTTTTACCAAAGCCACGCCGTGAGGATTTCTTGCCATCTCTTCTTGGTCTGGTACTGCTGAAAGGTGGCCCAGGTTCTTCTGAATTTTGCATATCAGTACTGATATCTTCTGGTTGTTGTTTATGTGAAGTTATGTCATCAGATTTACCAAAGGAGGTGCCATTGCTTTTGTTATTCTTCTTGTTGCTTTTTGTTTTCTGGCCAGTGTTCCCTCCAGAACCATTTGATTTACCTTGAAGATGTGAACTTGGATCTTCACCATGCACTGGATCTCTTTCTGGTGTATTTAGTATATCACCATTAGTTGTATTTTGCCGATTAGGTGAAGCGAGATTCGGACCACTTTTACTTTGACTTCCTTTTCGCGCCATGATTTCACTCAAGATGGGGTGGATTCTCAGTTTAGGCAATGCATCACAGCAGTTCACACGGAAGGAGTAGCATGTCTTTCCGTTTTCCCTTGGTCAAACCCTACCTGCGGATAGAGAACAGCATATAATAAATATTGATTCCAAAGTAAGAAATCTTCCAAAGACATTGAACCCTCCATGTCCACGACACGCAAACAAACAACCAGATAAGTGTCAGATtttgctactccctccgatccatattaattttcGCTGAATTAATATGGAACCATATTATCAGCGACAatttaatatggatcggagggagtagctaAATTGCTAAGCCAATGTCATAGAGGTTGAGCACATCACTTCCCCAAGAGCAAGTCCAGACtcttaggggctgtttggattggcGCCCTTGCCTGCCCAGCCAATATATAGGTGTTGACCGGCGCTTCGTATCCTGTTTGGATGGAATCCAAATTTTCGGCACGCCAGCCCCGCTTGAGCCTTTCCCCTCTGTTTTTGCGCCAAAGCGCTGGCGAAACGGCGGCGGACAAATCGCTCGCCGATATTTTGGCGCCCCAACGACGCCCATGATTTGGCGGGACGTGCCTGGgcaggaaccaaacagccccttaactAACTCGAAATTGGCAAGCTCACTAGGCTATGGCACAAAATTCCTCCAAAACTAGACAACAAAAACAACATCTCTAAACATAACAACAAATCGATTGCtccgagaaaaataaaaaattatatagcTCATAAACTAATAAGATTTCTCTCATGGTGACTATTGAATTCCCCAAATAAGTTCACATGCCAGAAATAGAGCAGCATCTCATCCCTCCCACGATGTCATTGATCAACCTCCGCCACAAAACCTAGGGTTTATTAGGGGACTGCACAAATCACGCGAAGGAGCATACAAGGAAAGCAAGGAACCCTCACCTGGCGGCGTCAGAGCTCCGCGGGAGAGGGCGGCGCGCATCGGGGACGGGCAGGCCGCGGGGCGCCGGGGCTCCacggggaggggcggcgtcgaAGGGAGCCGGGGGGCACCGGGCCTCCGCGGGAACAGCAACGTCGGGTGGCGCTGGAAGGCGCCGGAGTTCCGCGGGGAGGGCGGCGTCGGGGGTCCTCTGGGCGGCGCCGGAGAGCGCAGGAGAGGGAGCGAGCGAGCGGGGAACAGCACGGAGAGGGGACCAGCGCGAGAGGGAGAGGGGTGGGGGGTGGAGGGTAGACAGTGGGTAATTTGGTCTTTTGGCGTGCCCCGAAGAGGATCTGGTGAATCCGGCTCCACGTGGAACATGATTTGACCGTTGATGGTCTTTCTCTCCGACTCAGATCAGATCGGACGGCCAGGCAATACGGTGGCGCTCTTTGTATGTTCTTGTTTGTGCACATGTCTTGTGTTTTTCTCACACAAGTGGGCCCAGGGGCTATCTTAGCTAGACCTGCACATGGGCAGCCCGACCTGGTAGCCCATCCCCGAAAGCCCGACATCTGGGCCAGGCTTGGGCTCAGTTTTTTAAGCGCAAAGCCCGGCCTGGAAGACTAAATGAGGCTTAAATACTTATTTTAGTTGaaaaatagcaaaaataatatATTAAATGCCCAAAGATAAAAAATTTAAATGAAAATTTGTATTATTCAGGTGTTTCGGGTTGGTCCGGGCCTAGGAGGTTTTCACTTCGGGCTTGGCCAGACCCTGGTATGATCAGGTTAAATCTTAGCCATGGAATGGGACAAAGTTGCTTTAAGATATGTGAGATCTTTTGGGAAGTGGAAGTGAGAAGAATCCTTCAAATCCTGTTGCCGAATGGGCAGATGGGCGATCTCGTAGcatggcaatatgccaaaaaaaTAGCCTCTCTCTTCGTCCATCCTATTGCCTTGAATGGGAGTCTCAACATAGTAAGCAGCTAAAACGGGTCATGGGGCAGAATTGTTCACAAGCTAGTACCATTTGGAAGAAACTTTTGAAGTGCTTTCTTACCCTCCATGCTTACTAGAGGAAGAAATGAAATACATGATCCTTTGAACTCATTAGGTGAAAAAACTATTTTTGATGACTTTCATGCTTGATATATTGAAGGCCATGATGCCCCTATGATACATAGAGATGAATATACTATTGTTATTTGTGATAAGAATAAAATTATTAGTGTTGCACCCGCACTTCATAATCCTATCATGCTTTTGAACTCCCCCAACTACACTATATAAGAGAAGTTTGCttttgttaaggattatattggtgGCTCGCAACTTACTTATTCTCATGATGCTACTAATGAAAGTTATATAATTAAATTTATTGCTACTATATAGTTATTTCGATAAAGGAAGAAATGACGGGCCTCTCTATGTTTCTAATATGCTAAAATTACAAGAAATTGGCATTAGCATTTACTCTGTATTCATGAATTGTTCTCTTACGGCATGGCAATGCACAAGAAGAGGGTTATATTTCATTGTTACATGATCTATGTTACCATATACTCACGACTTAGATCCAAATATTTGATAACTTAAATTTgcattgatataccttgggatcctagTGGAATGATTAATTGAGCATTTTAAGCCTTTGAGGCAACCCacaaagttttagagagtcattttctTCTAGTGTTTCACAAAATAAAATTTTCCAAAAAAAGGGGGAAATGGGGCGCTTAAAACTTTCTCAAAAAGAAAAGTCGCTAGAAAGGTGAGCAAAAAAATAAAGAGTGGGAACATATTAACCACAAGTGAGTCCATGACGTGGATTTTATTTTGAAGTTCACACTTCCTAGGGGCCTTATTTTTTTATTTAGGGGCCTTAGCTGGTGATCCGGTCTGTTTCCCTCTCGACAATAAAGCTTATCCCCCATCGTCCTTGAGATGAAGGCCAGATCACGCCCAATTCGATCCTTGAAAGACCCATTGCACTACAGCGGCAGCTCGGGCTCGACCCCCATGGGTTCGAGGACTTGTTGGTCAAAGGAAAAGGGGGTTCCAGATTGAGTCGTATGAGGTGAGAGTGCCAAGATCCAAACATCTCAATCTCTTCATACATTCTTCTTGTTGAACTCTTCTTTTCGCTCAACAAATGGGCGAAAGTAGCTCTTCTTTGGTTTCCCTGGGTCCAAGTTGGGGCAAAACCTGCTCTTTTCCCACCCCAACACTTGGGGAAGTGTTAATCTCTATTGGAGTGGTCCCAGAGCCAAGGCTTTAGCAACAGCATGGAAGGCTCAATGTATTCTTCttgagtcacccccaacggatgagtctcgaatcactcggggtttgTCTTGAAGGTGACCACCAAACCTTTACATACTTCTCCTGAGCACACCATAAGCAAGAAAGCTTCTGGAGGAATCTCAAACCGTCCAGGATCCCAAGCTCTAAGAGTAACAAGTTGGTGAAGATGAACGAGTTGGGAAAACAAAAAACGGTTTGGTAGGAATGTAGATCAGGTGAATCTCCTACAAACTGTTGcggaacgcggtatttcaaaaaatttacctacgatcacgcaagatctatctaggagatgcatagcaacgagcggggagagtgtgtccacgtaccctcgtagaccgaaagcggaagcgtttattaacgcggttgatgtagtcgaatgtcttcgcgatccaaccgatccaagcaccaaacgtacgacacctccgcgttcagcacatgttcagctcgataacgtccctctagctcttgatccagttgaggacgagggagagttccgtcagcacgacggcgtggcgatggtgatgatgaagttactggcgcagggcttcgcctaagcactacgacgatatgaccgaggtgtgtaactgtggagggggcaccgcacacggctaggagaagacttgttgtgtctatggggtgcccctcccccgtatataaaggacgggaggaggaggcggccgacctaaggggcgcgccatagaggggagtccaactaggactcctaatcctagttggactccctttccttttccggagagggggaaagagggaagggagaggaggagaaggaagggggggcgcccccctccctagtccaattcggactccctataggaagggggcgcggctgccccttgtgggctgcctcccctcttccctatggcccatgtaggcccaatctttccccagggggttccggtaacctcccgatactccgggaaaaatgcccgaatcactcggaaccattccgatgtccgaatgcaaccttccaatatatgaatctttacctctcgaccatttcgagactcctcgtcacgtccatgatctcatccgggactccgaacaatcttcggtcatcaaatcacataactcataatacaaatcgtcatcgaacgttaagcgtgcggaccctacgggtttgagaactatgtagacatgaccgagacacatctccggtcaataacccatagcggaacctagatgctcatattggctcctacatattctacgaagatcttaatcggtcaacccgcataacaacatacgttgtttcctttgtcatcggtatgttacttgcctgagattcgatcgtcggtatcatcatacctagttcaatctcgttaccggcaagtctctttactcgtttcgtaatgcatcatcccgcaactaactcattagtcacattgctagcaaggcttatagtgatgagcattaccgagagggcccagagatacctctccgatacacggagtgacaaatcataatctcgatctatgccaaatcaacaaacaccatcggagacacctgtagagcatatttataataacccagtcacgttgtgacgtttgatagcacacaaggtgttcctccggtattcgggagttgcataatctcatagtcagaggaacatgtataagtcatgatgaaagcaatagcaataaaactaaacgatcatttgtgctaagctaacggatgggtcttgtccatcacatcattctctaatgatgtgatcccgttcatcaaatgacaacacatgtctatggtcaggaaacttaaccatctttgattaacgagctagtcaagtagaggcatactagggacactctgtttgtctatgtattcacacatgtactaagtttccggttaatacaattctagcatgaataataaacatttatcatgatataaggaaatataaataacaactttattattgcctctagggcatatttccttcacaaacccCAAAGAATCAGGGTGTTGTCTCAAGCTTTTAGGGTTTTTAAATGGGGTGAGAAAGCTTGCACAAGATTAGGGGTGAAGTTTAAAGAAGGGGGATATTTATACCCCCTAAGGCTGAGGTAGTCGTTGGCCCACAGGCAACCCTAGGCACCCGGGGCAATGGAGTTAGGGTACCCAGATTAGTCAGGAGCAATACCAGGAGGACCGGGCACCCGGACAACACAAGGATATGTCAGCAGGGAGCATTGGGCAAGAGAGCCATGCCCTACTCTAGGCATCCAGAGGTTCAGGGACCCCGGGCACCCTGACCACACCGAGGTGGGTAGTGGCTTACTAATGCCTCCGGGCACCCGGAGGTCCATGACCCCTCACTTGGACACCttgttgatgaaggaaatatgccctagagtcaataataaagttattatttatttgctcatatcatgataaatgtttattattcatgctagaattgtattaaccggaaacataatacatgtgtgaatacatagacaaacatatggtcactagtatgcctctacttgactagctcgttaattgaagatggttaagtttcctagccatggacatgacttgtcatttgattaaagggatcacatcattaggagaatgatgtgattgacttgacccattccgttagcttagcacttgatcatttagtatgttgctattgctttcttcatgacttatacatgttcctatgactatgagattatgcaacccccgtttaccggaggaacactttgtgtgctaccaaacatcacaatgtaactgggtgattgtaaaggtgctctacaggtgtctccgaaggtacttgttgggttggcgtatttcgagattaggatttgtcactccgattgtcggagaggtatctctaggccctctcggtaatgcacatcactataagccttgcaagcattgtgactaatgagttagttgcgagatgatgtattacggaacgagtaaacagacttgccggtaacgagattgaactaggtattgagataccgatgatcgaatctcgggcaagtaacataccgatgacaaagggaacaacgtatgttgttatggggtttgaccgataaagatcttcgtagatatgtaggagccaatatgagcatccaggtttccgctattggtttccgcacgcttaaagttagatgacgatcggtattatgagttttgtgttttgatgtaccgaagatagttcggagtcccggatatgatcacggacatgacgaggagtctcgaaatagccgagacataaagattgatatattggaagcctatatttggatatcggaagtgttccgcgTGAAATCGGGTTTTTACccagtaatgggcctattgggccttagtggagaagagagagggcagctaggaggtggcgcgcgccccccttgccccagtccgaattggacaagggaagggggcggccccccccctctccttccttctctccacctcctcctccccccttctcctactcctactaggaaagaggagtcctactcccggtgggagtaggactccccccttggcgcgccctccctggccggccgcctctcccccttgctcctttatatacgggggcagggggggcacctctagacacaacaattgatctcttgatctcttagccgtgtgcggtgcccccctccaccatattccacctcgataatatcgtagcggtgcttaggcgaagccctgcgttggtagcatcatcatcaccgtcaccacaccgtcgtgctgatggaactctccctcaaagctcggctggatcggagttcgagggacgtcatcgagctgaacgtgtgctgaactcggaggtgccgtacgttcggtattcggatcggtcggatcgtgaagacgtacgactacattccgcgttgtgctaacgcttccgctttcggtctacgagggtacgtggacacactctcccctctcattgctatgcatcaccatgatcctatgtgcgCGTAGGGATTTTTTtaaaaattactacattccccaacagtggcatccgagcctggttttatgcatagatgtttatgcacgagtagaacacaagtgagttgtgggcgatacaagtcatactgcttaccagcatgtcatactttgattcggcggtattgttggatgaagcggcccggaccgacattacgcgtacgcttatgcgagactggttctaccgacgtgctttgcacacaggtggctggcgggtgtcagtttctccaactttagttgaaccgagtgtggctacgcccggtccttgagaaggttaaaacaacactaacttgacgaactatcgttgtggttttgatgcgtaggtaagaacggttcttgctcagcctgtagcagccacgtaaaacttgcaacaacaaagtagaggacgtctaacttgtttttgcagggcatgttgtgatgtgatatggtcaaggcatgatgctatatttcattgtatgagatgatcatgttttgtaaccgagttatcggcaactggcaggagccatatggttgtcgctttattgtatgcaatgcaatcgcactgtaatgctttactttatcactaagcggtagcgatagaagcaatagttggcgagacgacaacgatggtacgatggagatcaaggtgtcgcgccggtgatgatggtgatcatgacggtgcttcggagatggagatcacaagcacaagatgatgatggccatatcatatcacttatattgattgcatgtgatgtttatcctttatgcatgttattttgctttgattgacggtagcattataagatgatctctcactaaatttcaagataaaagtgttctccctgagtatgcaccgttgccaatgttcgtcgtgccgagacaccacgtgatgatcgggtgtgataagctctacgtccatctacaacgggtgcaagccagttttgcacacgcagaatactcaggttaaacttgacgagcctagca
This window of the Triticum aestivum cultivar Chinese Spring chromosome 5D, IWGSC CS RefSeq v2.1, whole genome shotgun sequence genome carries:
- the LOC123123621 gene encoding uncharacterized protein, which produces MARKGSQSKSGPNLASPNRQNTTNGDILNTPERDPVHGEDPSSHLQGKSNGSGGNTGQKTKSNKKNNKSNGTSFGKSDDITSHKQQPEDISTDMQNSEEPGPPFSSTRPRRDGKKSSRRGFGKNSSVEQTPLRILTEQVKEKTRHVTSMAASLFRTSMMYVMEESKVLVEKNRPAITAFMAMAEKGRAYALGKMEYVYPIARAWMFSAGKLMLLLLTVWLDCNIRGFDSLLRLGTNSLIAILWCSMLSIFAMIGIKKMLMFMVIAASVVAFIGIGFAVLLVAVLAVVILWLYGSFWTTSTVVIIGGASFLLKHERFALLVTCLYSMYCARSYIGWLGLLLSLNLSFFSTDVLVQFLKKNVDNENGSSRNSDQNSDRSSNFFGEFQQSSKDSSSHSGYTQQSNRGPGDPSTSGAEELTSEDEVARLLNCADHYSAFGFRPYEIIDVSVLKREYKKKAMLVHPDKNMGNDKAADAFKKLQNAYEVLLDSVKRKTYDDELRREELLNYFRRFQGASQKKGGHGTFQQGFSPSEGVDEGPSALSRRIACKKCGDFHLWIYTGRPKLQGRWCQDCKEFHQAKDGDGWVEQSFQPVLFGMLHKPDLPRAFVCAESSIFDVTEWFSCQGMRCPPNTHKPTFHVNASLAKQGSGKGSTSGPRGGVPNMDAGVDEEFFEWLQNAMQSGMFEGQGDPPSPGSGSHAKSGGGGGGGGGGGSSNRKKRKGKKQW